A segment of the Trifolium pratense cultivar HEN17-A07 linkage group LG7, ARS_RC_1.1, whole genome shotgun sequence genome:
tggtatatataaaaaagtcaCGTATGACCTCAAacattaaaaacaataatttttaaaattataataacctaataaaaaaaacttaagagtgactaaaacaaaaaaaaatagtatagttGATATCTTAtttaaccaaaacaaaaattcaacttatattatttgatataagATAGTTGTTTTCCATCCTTAGATTAATCAGAATCTCTAATATCCTCCTATACCGAAAAATATCTTCAGGTAGTAAAAAACTCTACAGAAATATATGTTTTGATAGTGCAAAAACATCAGGATAATGCGGGTTCACACACGGAGGAAACTGAAACACAGAACGAAAATCGATCAAGGAGATCGGAAGGAAGCAGCGgcaaaaaacaacaacataatATTGTTGATTCACACAGAGGATAGTGAAACACAATTGGATCGATCTTAGCCAACAAAAAAATACCATAATCGGTGAACAATCAGTGGAGCAAAGCCATGAGTTGGAAAATTTAAAGAGAAGAAGAGGATAAGAATCATTCCAAAGATGAAAGACCTTGCTAGAACAAAAGCTAAACATATGAAAAAGAATAAGAGAAAGCAGGTGAAACATATAGCAGCAAACAAATGAAATGCAGAGTTTGGAAAAATCTTACCACTGGAACACTTTTAacaaaccggaacacttttaCTTTTCCATAAGTGTTCTgctaactaaaaaaaattaatttttttttacacaccTGAATACTTTATTCAAGTGTtccgataaaaaaaaattatacatatcAGAACACCTTTGAAAAGTGTTCCTGTAAATTTAATAAACCGGAAAGGTAGAAAAGTTTACCGGAACAGTGTATTTGAAGGGGtgtacaaaagtaaaaaaaatgataaaataaaaaaataatatagtaaaataagggtagaattaaaatattttaaaatacgtggggtagaaaaaaaaatttccctaAGAGAGAACCCGTTCCCAAAAGAAACAGATCGGACTATAGTCCAAGCCCAATCACTTCGACCCATCAAtccaaaaatatacttttttttttaacctaaaAAATCTAAACCCtttaaaaccctaaatcaaCCAAACCTCAGAAACTCTCTGCTCCATACCACAGAGTGCAGCCGCGCTGCCTCTTTCCCGGAAATCGCCATCAAATTTCTCCGACGCCGGAAACTGTAAGTTACTCTTCTCTTCgttattctttcttttgtttatttcaatttcaattttaaccTAGAATTTTCATTCTTCGATAGGTTGATACATAGCAAAAATGGTGCAATATAATTTCAAGAAGATAACTGTTGTACCAAATGGCAAAGATTTCATCGACATTATTCTCTCTCGGACACAACGTCAAACACCTACCGTTGTCCACAAAGGTTATGCAATTTCTCGTCTCAGATCATTTTATATGCGAAAAGTGAAGTATACTCAGACAAATTTTCATGAAAAGTTGTCTACTATTATCGATGAATTTCCTCGTCTCGGCGATATTCATCCTTTTTATGGTGATTTACTTCATGTTTTGTATAATAAGGATCATTATAAGCTTGCACTTGGTCAGATTAATACTGCTAGGAATCTTATTGGTAAGATTGCTAAAGATTATGTTAAGTTGTTGAAGTATGGTGATTCGTTGTATCGGTGTAAGTGTTTGAAGGTTGCGGCGCTTGGGAGGATGTGTACTGTGCTTAAGAGGATTGGGCCTAGTTTGGCTTATTTGGAACAGGTTAGGCAGCATATGGCTAGGCTTCCTTCCATTGATCCGAATACGAGGACTATTTTGATTTGTGGGTATCCTAATGTTGGTAAGAGTTCTTTTATTAATAAGATTACTAGAGCTGATGTTGATGTGCAGCCCTATGCTTTTACCACTAAGTCTTTGTTTGTGGGTCATACTGATTATAAGTATTTGAGGTATCAAGTGATTGATACGCCGGGGATTTTGGATAGGCCGTTTGAGGATAGGAATATTATTGAGATGTGCAGTATTACTGCTCTTGCTCATTTGAGAGCGGCAATATTGTTCTTCTTGGATATATCGGGGTCTTGTGGTTATACTATTGCTCAGCAGGCGGCTTTGTTTCAGAGCATTAAGTCTTTGTTTTTGAACAAGCCTCTTATTGTTGTATGCAACAAGACTGACTTGCAGCCGTTGGATGGATTGTCTGAGGATGATATGAAGTTGGTGAATGAGATGAAAGCTGATGCCTTGAAGACTGCAATTGGTCAAGGAGGTGAGGGGACGGACGCTGATGTGTTGTTGACCATGAGTGCATTGACTGAAGAAGGTGTGATTGCGGTGAAAAATGCAGCATGTGAGAGGTTGCTGAATCAGAGGGTTGAGATAAAGATGAAGTCGAAGAAAATCAATGACTGTTTGAACAGGTTTCATGTTGCAGTTCCCAAGCCACGTGACCAGAAGGAAAGGCCTGTGTGTATTCCACCGGCAGTTTTGGAAGCTAAAGCTAAGCAAGCAGCTGCTGAGGAGAAGAGAAAGACTGAGAAGGATTTGGAGGAAGAAAATGGTGGTGCTGGTGTATACTCCATGAACTTGAGAAAGCACTATATTTTGGCCGATGATGAATGGAAAGAAGATATACTGCCTGAAATTTTGGATGGTCACAATGTGTATGATTTCATTGATCCTGATATTCTACAAAGGGTTGAAGAGTTGGAAAGAGAAGAAGGGTTAAGGCAAGCAGAAGATGAAGAGGATGATTTTGAGATGGATGGAACTGAATTGACACCAGAACAGCAAGAGGCTTTAATTAAAATTAGGAGGAAGAAAAGTGTGCTTATCAACCAACATCGGATTAAAAAGAGTACTGCTGAGAGCCGACCAATTGTTCCAAGGAAATTTGACAAGGACAGGCAGTTCACAACTGAAAGAATGGGAAGAGAGCTGTCATCGCGTGGGCTTGATCCTTCTCTGGCTATTAACAGAATGCGAAGCAGATCTGCATCGAGGACAGGTCGGAAAAGGGAGAGATCACCAGAAGGAAGAGATGATGGGATGGATATTGATGATGACACACCTAGCAAGAAGCAGCGTCTCAGTAGATCACGGTCACGTTCAAGGTCGGTCTCCCGTCCACCTCATGAAGTTGTGCCAGGAGAAGGCCTCAGGGATTCTGCTCAAAAGATCAAGGCAATTAAACTTGCAAAGAAATCTGTCAAGAAGAGAAACAAGAATGCCAAGCGTGGAGAAGCTGATAGAGTCATACCTACTCTTAAACCAAAGCACTTGTATACTGGAAAGCGCCCCAAAGGAAAGACAGACAGGCGTTAATTTAGGTAATGACATTTTTCTATGCAATTTGGATTACTTATCATATAGCATGTCACCAAAAATTTCATTAGTTTTCTTGAACTTAAAAAGATACATTTTCATTAATGTTTGCCTGATAATTTCATTTCCCATCTAAACCATGGATATTATAGGgtatttaaaatattgtttgcATTTGAAACTATTTTGTTATGTTGAATATTTTCTCGATTTCTTCCAAACTTTGTAATGATATATCTCTATCCATTTCTCACTGTTATGATGGATTAAAGTTACATGGATTTCTTATATCTGagcatgttttttattttattcagtggGGGTTGATTGACATATTTTGGTGCTACAAGTTCAATTTCTACATATTGACATTCTTTTCATGATATTTCTACTGCATTTGGCTCATGATATTTCTACTGAACTCCAAATTTGTCTGCCCTATGTGACTGAGTTTCCACTCTTGAATCATGGCTTAGATAATATGTTATGTTCTTAGACAATTGTTTTTCATAACTGGGGTgactaaaataattattttctttgcaGGCAATGAAGATGGCTTTGTGGTTGTCAAGAATTTTGTTCTAtcatattatttatgttttcctGGAGTTAAACACATGGTGCTTGCTGCAGAGAAGTTTTTATTATACACTCGTgccttttatattattattattattaataaatgtttATTTAGATCAATTTTGGATGTACTTTATGAATTATGGGAGCTGTTATttcaattttgtgttgtttatgtACTCTAAAATACTGAGCTTTGTTTCACATTTTGCAACTGTGGTTGTTATTGGAAGTTTGTTGTTTGTTTCCAACTGTGGTTTGTTTCCCCTCAAATGTTGTTACCATTTGTATCCTTTGCGcgtaactgcagagactaatccctcgagTCTTGTGGTTTTCCACGGGTGGGAAAACAAAAATAAGCTATGTTGTCCTATACATGCTTATTTCTAATATCATGCCAGCTAAGGTAGAATCTTTAGGATATAGTTCAATATGTGTAGAGCTTCTGTCAAACATTCCACTTGATATACTTGGTTCTGTTGTGTGAAACAAAGGATTCACAACACAGCACTGCAGTTTACTACTACTTCCATGCAAAATTTAAGTGTCCGAGGTATCGTATCCTAAAACTTTATGAAGCGCTCACCACTAGGGATGTTCAAattcaaaccaatccaaataaaaaccgaaaaccgatccaaaaaaaccaaaaaccacaaaaaactgaagttttttggatgtgtttggatgttcttttgtgaaaaccgctggatcggatcggatttcggattgatttcttaaaaccgatccaaaccaaaccgcataaatatattttaatatttatttatctttttattagtataaatatatatattgcattaacctttttttttcattttaaattttgttaatactatatgttagtttaatttaatctattttaaattttgataatactatatgttagtttaatttaatatttttttttactttttatatgtttcaaatataattggtaattgtcattccaaaatattgatttttaatatattttatgttatattttacatcaaactcaaaatttattttgtcaaaaatgtcaaactattattttgtagcgttttttataatatttatatttattaaaaaaaattacaatttataatttggatatccaaaaactgatccaaattaaaccgcataatattggatcggattggatcggattttttttatttgtcatccaaaatcGAACCaaaaccgcaaatgaatttatttttggatcggatgagtttttgtctcaaaaccgatccaaaccgaaccgcgagcaccgcTACTCACCACATTCTGGAGCATAACTATATCACTGTGCAAAGTAGAGATACCTTGCAGGTTTTAACTTTGAAGCTGACCCCTTGAAAGTGGCGCGATGTAAATAAGTGATTACCAATCAATCCATCATTTACCGTTAGAACTTTGATGATCCTACAACTTTTTTACTTGTTAAAGTGGATGAATTGTCatgcattttttaaaacaaaaaaaaatgtcaaaactaTTTTCATGATTTCTTATTATATATCATCACTACCAAtgttttatcttatatttatcaCAATGACTCACTTCAAAATCTCTCATAAACTTGAAGCAAActccgtcaaaaaaaataaaaatagaaaatgtttttaaaaaatgtatatatagatcctaatttccattttatttttatatcttatTCTACTTGACTCTATCCAAATTATAGTTCAACACTAACCAATTGTTGTTGACATAGATGGTTAGACATTCTGCAACACCAATCTCCAACCACACTTCACCGTGCACCACTTTCGTAGCCTCACCCTCTACTTCCAATAGTCCTAATAAAAGTTTGACTTATGATATGAGCATAATAACTTAAGCTTTCAGACACAAACAAAAATTTAGAAcatttttaacttaaaaaacATCTTTTGTCGAAGATGTTATAATTCTTCTCCTTTTATAGCCAAAGAGATATACTAAAGACAAAAAAACAACTATTCATACTAAAATACCGCATTATTTTGCACActtaatactaaaaaaaaatcttgctAACAGTGCCCCGgaacactctttaagcattccatttaaagaaactttttattcaaaaagttaaagactacaattttcaatgcgttgactttacacatttcgataaaaattctataaaaaacttactatttaagggcttaaagagtgccccgaaagcactatttagcatttgccaaaaaaacaaatatacaactATTCAGACATATCACCATTAAACATATATGCACtcaattatagtttttttttttacaacagattaatttaatattaaaatttagaaattaaATTTAACTTTCTTACAACAGATTGTAACTTTAcaagcaaaaatattttataaaatagaaaGTTTATCTTAATCTCATGAGGTGATAGATGGTGGTGGAACCGTGGAGGTGGAGCACGTGAAGACACACGTGCAAAACTTACGCACACATTTTCAATTCCAACACagcgagaaagaaaaaaaaataaaaaacacaaatggCGTTGCGTCACATAAGATTCTTCCCTCACACACTTGTTTCTTCTACAAACTTCACTCCCAAACTAAAAATCAACCATAACCGTTTTTTCTTCTCTCCTTcacactcttcttcttcttcttccaccGTCACTGCCATGGCTTCAAATGCTCGTAAAGTCTTGATTCCGATCGCTGATGGCACCGAACCTATGGAAGCTATTATCACCATCGACGTTATCCGTAGATCCGGAGCTGATGTTACTGTCGCATCCGCCGCTAATAATCTCTCCGTGCAAGCTCTCCACGGCGTTAAGATCATTGCTGATGCTTCTGTTTCCGACGTTGCTAATACTGCTTTCGACCTTATCGCTCTCCCTGTATGTATATTTCTCTCTCTAATCTCTATTATTGATATCGCATCGTTGTACTTTTAATTGTGTAGGGATTGTTGTTATAATCGCgtttattttgttaattattacattAAGCATGTTTTATGAATTCATGATTTGATTTTGTATTAGTTATCACTCATCCTTGAAATATTTGAGTGGTTTAGGTTTTGTGAATGTGATTGAGTGGTCAAGGTtatgtgaaatttttattttctttttttattaattactaaAATATGTCATTTTGTTCACTTACTACATTAAGAAAACATGTTTCAAACTCACATGGGTT
Coding sequences within it:
- the LOC123895092 gene encoding nucleolar GTP-binding protein 1-like, whose protein sequence is MVQYNFKKITVVPNGKDFIDIILSRTQRQTPTVVHKGYAISRLRSFYMRKVKYTQTNFHEKLSTIIDEFPRLGDIHPFYGDLLHVLYNKDHYKLALGQINTARNLIGKIAKDYVKLLKYGDSLYRCKCLKVAALGRMCTVLKRIGPSLAYLEQVRQHMARLPSIDPNTRTILICGYPNVGKSSFINKITRADVDVQPYAFTTKSLFVGHTDYKYLRYQVIDTPGILDRPFEDRNIIEMCSITALAHLRAAILFFLDISGSCGYTIAQQAALFQSIKSLFLNKPLIVVCNKTDLQPLDGLSEDDMKLVNEMKADALKTAIGQGGEGTDADVLLTMSALTEEGVIAVKNAACERLLNQRVEIKMKSKKINDCLNRFHVAVPKPRDQKERPVCIPPAVLEAKAKQAAAEEKRKTEKDLEEENGGAGVYSMNLRKHYILADDEWKEDILPEILDGHNVYDFIDPDILQRVEELEREEGLRQAEDEEDDFEMDGTELTPEQQEALIKIRRKKSVLINQHRIKKSTAESRPIVPRKFDKDRQFTTERMGRELSSRGLDPSLAINRMRSRSASRTGRKRERSPEGRDDGMDIDDDTPSKKQRLSRSRSRSRSVSRPPHEVVPGEGLRDSAQKIKAIKLAKKSVKKRNKNAKRGEADRVIPTLKPKHLYTGKRPKGKTDRR